A window of the Emys orbicularis isolate rEmyOrb1 chromosome 1, rEmyOrb1.hap1, whole genome shotgun sequence genome harbors these coding sequences:
- the LOC135895283 gene encoding olfactory receptor 52H1-like gives MKETPLCLSVGHLLSYSMSDSNTTNFTNPSTFILLGIPGLEAAHIWISIPFCTMYAIAILGNFTILFIVKRELSLHGPMYYFLCMLAVTDLVQSTSIQPKSLSIFWFNSREINFSACLTQMYFVLSFSVMHSGILVAMAFDRYVAICDPLRHSTTLTNTVMAKISLAVVLRGIMLILPYPFLARRWPYCRTNIIPHTYCEHIAVVKLACADISINSYYSLSVAFLVIGTDVFFIAVSYIHILRAIFSLPTKDARLKTLGTCGSHLCVILASYIPHLFSALMQRFGHNVALHFHVLMANMHLLVPPILNPIIYGVRTQQIRDKLLQLFTHKGT, from the coding sequence ATGAAGGAGACACCGTTGTGCCTCAGCGTTGGACACCTTCTCtcctactccatgtcagattccaacacaaccaacttcaccaacccctccaccttcatcctgctgggcattcctggcctggaggcagcccatatctggatctccatccccttctgcaccatgtacgCCATAGCCATCTTGGGTAACTTCACCATTCTGTTCATTGTGAAGAGGGAGCTGAGTCTCCatgggcccatgtactatttcctctgcatgctggccgtcaCTGACCTGGTCCAGTCTACATCCATCCAGCCCAAAtcgctgagcatcttctggttcaattccagggagatcaatttcagtgcctgcctcacacAGATGTACTTCGTTCTCAGCTTCTCTGTGATGCACTCTGGGATCCTCGTagccatggcttttgatcgctacgtAGCCATCTgcgatcccctgagacattccaccaccCTGACAAACACTGTGATGGCCAAAATTTCCCTGGCCGTGGTGCTGCGCGGCATCATGCTCATACTGCCCTATCCCTTCCTGGCGAGGaggtggccatattgcagaaccaacatcattcCCCACACGTACTGCGAGCACATagctgtggtgaagctggcctgcgccGACATCAGCATCAATAGTTACTACAGCCTCTCTGTGGCATTCTTGGTTATCGGTACGGATGTGTTTTTTATTGCCGTGTCCTATATccacatcctcagggccatcttcagcctcccAACAAAGGACGCCCGGCTCAAGACTTTGGGGACCTGTGGCTCCCACCTCTGTGTTATCTTAGCCTCTTACATCCCACATCTCTTCTCCGCCCTCATGCAACGGTTTGGGCACAATGTGGCTCTGCATTTCCACGTTCTCATGGCCAACATGCATCTCCTGGTGCCGCCCAttttaaaccccatcatctatgggGTGAGGACCCAACAGATCCGGGATAAGCTGCTCCAGCTCTTTACTCATAAAGGGACCTAA